Sequence from the Rhizomicrobium sp. genome:
GCCGTGCCGCGATCTCCGCCCAGGAACGCATGCGCGTGAATTGCGTCACGTGGGCATTCTCGCCCTTGGGATCGAACAGAAGGCGCTCGACATTTCCCGGAAAAGCAGGCTCACCAAGGAATTCCGGCAGATCATCGATGAAGACCGTGCGCCCGAGCGCGCCGATGCGCGCCATCTTGTCTTCCTTCGTCATTTCGAAGAACACATGGGACTCGTCCAGCCCGATCTGGGCCGGATCGAAGAAGCCCTGCGCCTCCAGCCAGCGGCGCGCCGACAGGTGCAAATCGTGCTTTTCGCCCAGGAAGGGATGGCGCGTCTTGTGGCTCACGATGGCGATGGAGATGCCTTGCGCGACGGCGTGCCGGAAGAACTCCCGCACGCCCGGATAAGGTTGCGCCGCATCCATGCGCGCACCATAGACATGTCCCTGCAAGGCGGTCCATTCGTCCTCGCGGCCGACCTTGCGCAGGTAGTTGCGCACGCTGTCCTTGCTGGATTCGATATGGGGCGGAATCAGGCCGTTTTCGACCGCGATACGGTGAAAGACGCCGTCATAGGAAACGATCGTGTTGTCGAAATCAACGCCGATCCGCACTCGCCCAGCCCTTCTAGTTCGCGTGCATGTCGATCAGAGGCCGTCCCACGCGGCCGGCCTCAAGGTCGTCGAGCGCGGCATTGATGTCGGCAAGCCGGTACGGCTTGGACAGCAGCGGCGTTACATCGAGCTTTCCCGCCATCAGCAGGCGCGCATAGCGCGGATAATCACGCTCCGGCACGCTGTCGCCACCCCAAGTGCCCATGATGCTCTTGCCGTCGTTGAACAGGCGCGGATCGATATTGACGGTGGTTCCGGCATGCGCGTTACCGCAAACCACGGCGCGGCCGCCCTGTTTGCGGACCGACTGCATCGCCTGAAGCATGACCGCCGGAACACCGGTGGCTTCCACGGCGAAATCCACGCCGCCCGCCGCAATCTCGTTGATCGCCTTGACGGGATCGCCGTCGGCGGCGTTGACCACATGGGTGGCGCCCAGCTTGCGCGCCAGATCCAGCTTGTCCTTGTTGAGATCGACCGCGATCACAGGAACGCAGCCCGAAACCACCGCGCCCAGGATGGCGGACAGGCCG
This genomic interval carries:
- a CDS encoding zinc-binding dehydrogenase; the protein is MKTEAALLVETGKPLVLAEIEIPVLKPGQVLVDIAFSGACHTQVLEARGHKGPDPWVPHCLGHEGSGTVLEIGPGVTRVKAGDKVILSWLKGAGLEAGGTVYSWEGRKVNSGGVVTFGRQMVASENRLTPLPEGMDMRAAIMMGCALPTGMGAVLNVCQARPGQSVAIFGSGGIGLSAILGAVVSGCVPVIAVDLNKDKLDLARKLGATHVVNAADGDPVKAINEIAAGGVDFAVEATGVPAVMLQAMQSVRKQGGRAVVCGNAHAGTTVNIDPRLFNDGKSIMGTWGGDSVPERDYPRYARLLMAGKLDVTPLLSKPYRLADINAALDDLEAGRVGRPLIDMHAN